The Miscanthus floridulus cultivar M001 unplaced genomic scaffold, ASM1932011v1 fs_152_1_2, whole genome shotgun sequence genome segment ccctcgaaatatagaGTAAACGATAATGCTATAATTTCGATGATACATTATGAACTCTCTTCTGCTTATTGAGCGGGAACTTtctgcactaggtacgccctttatagacgaggaggcattctcattctcaaTGCTCACAACATACACATTCTCAgaaaagtgataacaaataaagcttgtcttgtcggaaggcaagacgaacacacttattattaaacacaatctgacatttgctattaccaaaatggcaatcatatccatcatcgtctAGACGAGAAACACTTATTAGATTTCtatgcaaagagggtacataaaggacaTCTAAAAGCTGAAGTACAAAATGATCATCTAATTCTAGTGAGagttctccaatggcttcaactttagcttcaactctatttgctactttaattcttctttctcctctttgcagggtcctcctcgtatggaatccctgtaataactttgcaacataaatagttacacctgagtcaatccaccaagtagatttttcataacttaaatacaaggactcatctatgaatataataatgttctcacctctCTTCAAAAGGCTCTTCAGGAAATCTGGACAGTTCTTTTGGTAATATCCATGCTTCTTTCACCATTTGCATTGATTCTTGTCAACTTGGATATTGTTGTTCTTCTAATGGTGAtcattctgaggggctttccctcgaggtttggcattcttattaaAGTTCTTCTTTTTATAGTCCTTCAcatggttagcagagtcaccatgtgagctcttaagcctctcctcttcttgcacacacattgCAATGAACTTCTCAATGTCCCACTTGTCTGGTTGTAAGTTGTAGTTCACAACAAAAGTCTCAtactctttgggcaaagaagtaaaaatcaaatgaattaggaactcatccttgagccccaagtccattggcttgagcttagatgccgtgttgctcatcttcaatatgtgctctctaatccctccaccagagtatttGTCATTAACTAACTTCTTAATGAgagtgcttgcataagcctttgaagagccagtaaactgactctccactttcttgaGATATTCGGTGGCGGTGTCACAATATGGAATTGATCCCCTTAATGCATCTAAATTAGTGGACttggccaccatcaagcacttgtggTTCGAAATGTGCCACTTCTTATGATCAAGATTGTATTTCATTCTCACTTCTGTATGATCTCGCTGCcaagcagtgaaatcagcatcagtttTATTCTCTACTCTCACCGGGTCCActagctcagtaggacacggagaTGTAAGTGCTAGGTCATTCTCGGACAGCGCAAGTGCCgactcatacttctctcgccatacgcgatagttgcccccttcaagaggcggaatgtgcgagatgaatgccatagggttgagtcctgaaaacaTCATCAAAGAAAGTGAGAAAACATGATATACTAATTGCATggcttaatttaacgttggtcaaaattaaaacatacaatgtgattctacattaattctacatcaccgatgggcagaaatagaactaatgcatagaactcataaataaaaatttataatattgctatcatcaactttggtcataaaataacaatatcataaatacaacattcttctacattaattctatatcaccgttgggcagaaattgaattaatgcatgaaaaataactcatgaataaacttataatattgttagcatcaacgttggtcagaaaataacaataccataatttaacttaaaCAAATATGACTACTCTAATTAAATttttccgttggttccaatttaattagaggataaaacatTAACatagcagcggaaacatgaaaatactCTATTTTTCTAGAAGCATTTTTGAgtacttatctactctctaaaatTGAACACGTTGGTGCAAATTTATAGAGATAAAAACTAGATTAAAACATATTGTCAAAATGCCactgaaaaaatagaaaaaaaaacttaaaactgTCGTCAACTGTTCATTCGGCCCAGCCTAGAAAGTGAGGCCCGCGGCCCGTTAGGCGTTCGCGTGCGCCTCTACACTCCGCGCCCAGgctgcaacctgggcctaggtcgAGAAAGCTGTTCCCCGCCTGGGCCAAAAGCCGGCTCGGCCGTCCAGAGCTATCCATCTGGATCGGACGGCTCCCCGGAGTCCTCTCCTGATCAAAGCCATGGCCGCCTTCCTCCCCCAAAACCCTAGGTCTCATTTCTTCTCCTCCCCTTTTCTCTCAGCGCAGCGACGCAGCAGCGGCGGTGACTCAAGGCTGCCGGAGAACAGAAGGCCGGTGATGCCgtaggccccctcgccggcgcgtgcGTTCGCCCGAGGGTGAACGTGCCACCGTCGAGCGGGCTTGTAGTGGCGCCCTCAGCCAGGGCTCGCACGCACGGCGACGAGCATGGCTTGACCATCTTCTGGCGTgtcggcgggcgcggcggtgtGTCCTTCCCGCACGCGGCGGTGTCGACGGTGGTGAAGAAACCAGGTAGGTCCTCTCCTTCTCCGTCCGTtccccttctagggttagggtgaTTCAACTCGATTCGTTTCTTTCGATTCATCTCCTTCTAATTTCTCTTGTATTTCTACCCCAAAATCTAGATCTACACGCTGGCGTAGGTGACTGATACCATTGTTAAAATTACAAGATCATTAGATGTAGATCTTGGGGTGCTGACTTGACTAGAATAGGATAACCATGCCCTAGAACATGGACTACGAGATCCAAGAGGGAGAGGGGAGCAGAGGTACCGACCATCGAAGGGCTTGGTGGAGCTGGAACCGTCCATCGCGTCAGTAGAGAGGGCGGTGAAGAGGTGGCGCTCTAGTGGCGGTGTAGCGGTGAAGTGGTCCAACGGCGATGGCGTCCCGGtgatggtgcttcccgtcgctggttgCGCCCCTCACTAGATCAGGTTAGGTTTTGTCGGTGGGCgtggcggctcacggtgaacctcgtattgagagtcgccggcccccacctctctttatagcgcaatgcgacgggggcccaccaaccatgtagggttgagaGCTCCCGAacagggcgcgaggtcaaggcccaactcgGCCGTTGGGCCGAGCTGGAGAGATCAACACTAACATGGTGAACGAAGGGGAGAGTTGAGGAGAAGGCTGGACTGGGAATTGGAACGCAAGGGATAGCGAGGAACGTCGGCGGTGGAGGAATCGTTCCCGATCGTGGAACTCTGCCCAAGTGCGGTCCCGATCGAAGTCCCTGCCATCGTTCTCGTCACGGCTGTCACGGTGATCGTCCCGGGCGTCGCGGTGAGCGTCCCCGCCGCCATGGTTGTCGTCCTCGCCGCTGCTCTTCCCGGCGTCAGGTTTCCCCATCTCCACATGCGCGAGCCGTGCATCATGCGAGTTGAGGCGATTGTTCTTGGTGGTGAGCTGGCCCAAGAAGCGATCCAACTTGGCATCCATGGCCGCAGGATCGAAGGTGCCGGACATGGTAGTCGATGCACCCGTGAAGGTCTCCGATACCAAATTGTTACGGCGCCTGCGGTGTGGTGAATGAAGGGGAGAGTGGAGGAGAAGGCTGGACTGGGAATTGGAACGCAAGGGATAGCGAGGAACGTCGGCGGTGGGTTCTTCTCCGGTGGGCACGGCTGAAGCGTTCGACGCCACCGTCGAAGGGAAACTCCCACCCCGATAACCAGGGAGAGTTTATTCCTTCTTCGATAATGATTACAATCTCCTAAGGTGCCCTTTATAGTATAGGTGCACTTTCCTAAACAAACTCCAATCTAATCTCTCCCTGATCTAATCTACTAAAGAGTCCAGCCTAGCCACAGCTTGGGCCTGCTGGCTGGCTTGGTCGATGCCTATAGGTGCGTCCAAAGGAGTCTATAACACTGTGATGATAGTATGTTCCTGTACATAAATTTCTCTGTTCTTGGTTGAGTTTTTAAGTGGTTATTACTGATAGATATGTCATTTGCAGCCTGGAAAATATTCACAGTTTGCGACAAGCAACTCACTTGCTCATCTCCATCCCACCCATCCCTGGAATTGGTGATCCTGTAAGTTGTAAGTCAATCATTGCTTGCTTTTGTTTGATCAGGCTTTAATGCTAACTGGATTTCACTTTATGGTAATTTGCACCTGTTACCCCAGCTACTTAAATTAGATGAAGACCTGAGGAGAATGCTCAGCCATGGTAATCTTGAATGGTTATGCTACCTTTCTTCAACAAGTAAGCTCTCAAATATTTTGTGCATATTCAGCTTTAATTGCATGATATTTTCATTTAATCTGTTCATTATTTGTAAATCATATGCTACTTGGGGTTGGGGATTTTAGGGTTGTTAGGGTGAAGTTGCTCACCTGCTGCTCAAAGTTGTCAAGTTTTGTTGGGGTTAGTCAGGAGAATTGCTGCAATCAGTCAGGGGAATAAATATGTCAATATTTTGTTTATAAGCTAAAAGCTGCAATATTAAAGAAAACGACCACCCCAATGGCATTGCACTAAGAAGCTTCTCACATGCAGGCCGAGAAACACCCGAAAGGCCAGCTGCCCTGGATGTGCTGCGGACATGTGTATCTCGCTAAAACTGATTCAGATGTTTATCGTATAACTCAGGAACACAGCTACTGAGGGGTGTATTTTAACCCAGGCCTTTTTAAATTCGCTCCCATAGGGAGTTGAACCCAAAACCTGAGGGGGAGGGGGGTTCTTATTCTTGCAGTATCATTAGAAATTGATGTTTCCTATGAAAACTAGCAGGCTCAAATAGCGGGGAAGAAAAACAAATATCTTCTCTAAGCAGTTGTGATGCAGAGACTTGAAATTTCACTATCTAATACACCCAAACATCCAAACATGGGGATAGACCCCTCATATAAATCTTATTTAGTTGCCAACATATTATATGTGGAGTAACATCAAATTGAGCAGAGTGCTTCTTCCATTCTTCTGCTTATAGTATCATGTTAGCCATTAACTATACAACAAACTGGCGTGAAGTATATTTACTAATTTACAAGCGTTTTGTGGCTAGCACTGCATTTGGAGATCTGTGGGTGATTTGCACAGGGCAGCTATTGCAGTTGACGCATTACTCGATGCATATATTTCTTTTTCTCTTGTCATGCACTTAATTTGAAGTTGTCAAACATTGAAGCTGAGTCAAGGGTAATAACAAATCATGCTGTGTGCAGGTCACCATATAAGAGATTTTCCTTAGAAAGCTACTTCGTGACACTTTCTTACTTTCAGGTGTGTATGGTGATTGTGGTGGTGTATTGGTTGATGAGGAGTAAGGGACTTATTGGTTCTTTTCTTGTCCATGAAGTACATTTTAATAGAAAGCTAAATACACTGCTGTGCATGCAGTCATACAGTAAACCCAAAGAGCGAGTCTGCCAAGTTAAGATATAACGCAGAAAAAGGATGGCTGAATCTTATTGATGACCCAAATATGTCTGCTTTTATATTCCGTTTTGGTGGAATATATGGGCCTGGAAGAAGGTTTTGACCTGCTGAAATTTCATTCCATTTCACCATTTTAATTTCTACTAATTCAGTTTGACCAAAAATGGAACATTTGTTGGCATGCTGATTAGTAGCACTGTGTAAAGCTTATGGAAACTGAAACATATCTATAATGCCAGGCCAAATAATAGAATAGATTTTGACATGAAGAATATATTATTGGAGACTGTTGTAGTACCTTGATGACTGTTTTGTGAAATTCTTTGTTTCATAGTTCTTTTCTTATATTCCAATGACTAGACCCTGTTTACTGCAGTGCTTTGGACACCTTAGCCAAGGGCAAATCTTTGTCACAGAGACAGAAGTTGCGAGAATCTAAGCAGTATACTGCACGAATCCACGTGGCTGACATCTACCAGGCTGTCTTGGCTAGCATGAGCATCAGATGTGCAAGGTTTCCTTTCCGGATGCATTGATGTCACTTCAGTTTGTGATATCCAACAATATTTCAGTCTTAATTCCTGTGCCACGTTGCTTGTGGAAATGCACAACCAAGATATTTCAACTGTATCTCTGTTTTCTCTAGAAGACATCTTACTTACCAATTAACCAACATAATTATATCATGCATCATGACGTTTCTTAGGGTAAAAAGTAGAGTGGGAATTTCACATTTTGTGCAATGAGACTTTGcatggtactccctccgttccaaactataagtcgttttaacttttctagatacataatttttattatgtatctaggcataatatatatctagatatgtagcaaaacctatgtatctagagagacagaACTAATAATTTAGAAAGGATGGAGTACCATGTTTAGTACCTCTACTAGATGCAATATTTGCACGTTTGATATTCTGATCATACACTATTCAAATATAAAAACTTCAATTCCAAACCCATGTACACTTGGTACTCTAGTTTTTAGTCATGTTTGGTTCTTTGTAGCGACCTAGTAAAATCTGAAATACTATCTCTGTTTTTGTTTACTTGTCACcgaaatttttactgtagcaattttgaccatacgttttttctgcaaaagatttttttagatacatcaagttttcatatatatgattctttattgaacatacttcattagtgttatatacattgaagtatctaagatttttttagaagaaaaaacagaTGGTCGAATTTGCTATAGTAAAAAGTTGCAGACAAGTAAACACAAACGGAAGGAAGTATCTTGTTTGCTAATGATTCACTTCTCATGTTTATAATTCTATTCCAGGAAAATATTTAATGTGGTGGATGACGACCCTGCCCCAAGAGCTGAAGTTTTTGCGTTTGCTAGGAGTTTGATACAGGGGAGATATCCTGATCTGATAACTGAAACCATTGATGCCAAGTCTACAGGCTCAGATTATCAAGAGATAATTGTACCTGCAGAGAAACGGGTTTCTAATGCTCGGATGAAGCAGGAACTTGGTGTTAATCTGCTTCATCCAACTTATAGATCTGGCCTGCAGAGTATCCTTGATGTTCGGCAAATTCAATCTCAACTTCCCAATAGAAGTTAGTGATGTTTTAGTCTTGGAAGACATAtaacctgttcgcttgttggtttcagccagcccaaaccagccaaccaacagtgtttttctctcgcaacaaatcagcaccagtcagttaaaaccagcccagaaaccaaccagcgaacatgcccaTAGGTGCATGCGTGCATCTGTCCTTGAATTGGTTCAGATATAATCAGATATAATAATCTAGTGGATGATAGACACCCTATACACGTTGTAGCCTTTTTTTTGCTGAGCTGGGCTCTTGTTATTTTTAGCCATGTTTACAAATCGTAGTCAAACCAGATAATTAAGCAAATCAAGCAGGCAACAGATTCTTCAAATTAACTAATTAAGCAAATCATCATTCAAATGAAAGCTCCATCCGTAGTATGTACAGATTCTTCATCTTCCTCAGTTGCTGTTGCTGAACCAGATTCTACATGCTGATCTTGGCTC includes the following:
- the LOC136530527 gene encoding uncharacterized protein, which produces MIPGIAPKTAALPVAWAPQPRHKFVFGAGFVGRYVSERLLAQGWQVSGTCTSATKKRELEMLGMNAFVFNATQSSLENIHSLRQATHLLISIPPIPGIGDPLLKLDEDLRRMLSHGNLEWLCYLSSTSVYGDCGGVLVDEDHTVNPKSESAKLRYNAEKGWLNLIDDPNMSAFIFRFGGIYGPGRSALDTLAKGKSLSQRQKLRESKQYTARIHVADIYQAVLASMSIRCARKIFNVVDDDPAPRAEVFAFARSLIQGRYPDLITETIDAKSTGSDYQEIIVPAEKRVSNARMKQELGVNLLHPTYRSGLQSILDVRQIQSQLPNRS